In Desulfuromonas acetexigens, the genomic stretch GGCCACCCGCTGCTTCTGCCCACCACTCAGGTCTCGGGGCAGGAAGTCCGCGCGTTCATTCAAGCCGACCTCGGCGATCATCCCCCGCGCCAGGTCCTCCGCCGCTCTTCCGGTCAGCCCCTTGATCTTGAGTACCAGCATGATGTTCTCGTAGACCGTCAGCGCCGGGAAGAGGTTGAATCCCTGAAAAATGTACGAAATATACCGTTTGCGCAAGGGTGGCAGATCTTTTTCCCGCAGCCCGAAGATTTCGTGGCCGAAGAGCTTGAATGAACCCGCCGTTGGTTTCAGGATGCAGCCAAGCATCGACAGAAGCGTCGTCTTGCCGCTCCCCGACGGACCGAACAGGCCGACCACTTCCCCGGCCTTGAGCTGGAGATCCACATCCACCACAGCCCGGACCACGGTCTTGCCTTCCTGGTAGGTTTTGCCCAGACCCTGCGTGACGACGGGATGCTCCACGTTTTATCCCCGGAAAAGAATGGCTGGATCGATGTGCTTGATCTTGCGGATCGACACCGCCGCCGCCGACAGGCACATGACCAGAGTTAGGGCCAGCACCCCCAGATTCAGGGCAGTATTGACCACCATCACCGTCCCTACCGTCTCGTAAAATTTGACCGAGGCGAGAGTCAGGAACAGGCTGATCAGGTAGCCGGCCAGGGCGTTGATCAGCGCTTGACTGAAAATGATCTTGTAGATCTCGTAGTTTTCCGCGCCCAACGCCTTCAGCGTACCGAATTCCTTGATGTGTTCCATCGTTGAATTATAGATGGTCTGGCCGACAATCAACATCCCCACCAGAAAACTGATGATGATCGTGAGCAAAAAGGAGAAGCCGACGCCGGTCTCAATGGTCCAGTAGAGGCGGGTTTTGCGGCTGAAATCCTGCGAGCTGTAGACGTCGACCCCGGAAAGATTTTCTTTCAGGGAGGCGACGACCTGCTCGACGGTGAAGCCCGGCGCGACCCGGGCGACCACGAAGACCGTGTTGTCCGGGCCGATGTAGGCGACCAGGCTTTGCGCCAGTTTGTAGGAGGTGAAGACGAAGGGGGCGGTGGTGAAGGACTTGACCCCTTGCGAGATGCCGACGATCTGCAGGCGCCGATAGAGGATGTCGCGGTAGTCGCCTACCTGAATGTCCCCCAAGCGCTTGTTGGCCGATTCGTCGACGATGATGAAATTGCCGTTTTTGACCGCTTGGATATCCCCCTCGCGCATGCGCCAAGGGCCGCCGATGCCGCTGTCGGGGTTGAAGCCGATGATCTCCACCTGCTCGGTTCCCCCCTGTTCCTGGCGGATAAGTCCCCAGGCGACGATCAGTTTTTCGGCGGTCGAGACGCCCGGAGTGGAGCGTACCTGGTCGTGGATATATTCGGGAAAAGGCTGGGAAAAGTCGAAGTTTTTGCTGTTTTTCGAGGTGATCCAGATGTCCCCTTCGGTATGGTCGATAATCACCGACGAGGTTTCCATCAGCCCCAAGTAGATGCCGATCTGGGCGAAGATCAACCCGACGGCGAAGACGATGCCGATCAGGGTGATCAGAGACCGCAGCTTATCGTAAAGAAGAATCCTCAGGGCGACATAGAGCATATTCATTTGGTCTGCAGTGCGGGAATGTTTAATGATGGCTTCGGTTTGAATGAGTGTTTATTTAATGTAGCCGGAAGATTGAGGAAAGTCAGCAATAAAGTGAAGGTTTTCGGGGCCGGGGCGATGAGGGCCGAGGTCGGGGGATTTGAATTGGTGCGATTATCCTTTAGACTCTGAAAAACCTGCTCTCACCAACATGAAAGGATACGCCATCATGGATGAACGCATCTCCCAACTGCTTAAGCTCGCTGTCGCCGCCCCTTCCGGGGATAACTGCCAGCCGTGGCGGTTCTCCCTGGGAGACGGGCGGTTGCAGCTCTTCAACCGTCCCGACCAGGATACCTCCCTCTACAATCACGCTCAACGCGCTTCACTGCTGGCCCACGGGGCGCTCCTGGAAAATCTGGCGATCGCCGCGCCCGGCCTCGGTTTGCAGGTCGAAATCCGGTTCTTTCCCGACCCCGCCGCGCCGGAGCATGTTGCCGAGGTGCTTTTCGCCGAAGGAGAGACGGTCAAGGATCCCCTAAGCTACTGGATCGAGCGGCGCTGCACCAACCGCAAAAAGTACGTGCCCATTCCCCTCACCGAATTTCAGCGCCAGGAGCTGGTGGCCGCTCCTGGTGAAGGGGCCGCCGCGCAGGTGCATCTGGTGCATGAGCCGGGCGAGGTCCGGGTTCTGGCGGCGCTCTTGGCGAAGAACGATCGGCTGGTCTTCGAAAACCGCAATCTGCACGCCTTTCTTTTCGATCACCTGCGCTGGAGCGACGAAGAGGCGCGAACCACCGGCGACGGCATGGACATCAAGACCCTGGAGCTGGCGCCGCCGGATCGGCTGGCCTTCCCCCTGCTTAAGCACTGGCCCCTTGTCGAATTTCTTAACAGACTCGGTCTTCCCCACCTCATCGAGCACACCGCCCTGAAACTCCTCGGCTCCTCGGCCGCTATCGCCGGGGTGAGTCTGCCCGATCTGGAGCCGGCGACTCTGGTGATGGGCGGGCGGGGGATGCAGCGCTTCTGGCTGCAAGCGACGGCCTTGGGGCTCGCCGTACAACCGGTGGCGGGCCTGGCCTTGCTGGTACAACGCCTGCGTTCGGGAAATAACGACGAATTGGACGAAACCCAGCGGGCGCTGGTCACCGAGGTTGGCGCGGGACTTGACCGTGCCTTCGATAGCGCCGGACGTTCCCTGGTCATGTGCTTCAGGCTCGGCACCAGCGCGCCGCCCAGCGCCCGGGCCCTGCGGCGGCCGGTGGAGCTGGCGGGGTAGGAAGCTAGTTCCGCCCGAAACGGGCCTCGATAAGGTCCGCCGCTTTTTTTGCCGGCGCGAGAGAGGCCAGCTGCCCTTGCAGGCGTTTTGCATGATCCCGGTAGCGGGA encodes the following:
- a CDS encoding ABC transporter ATP-binding protein, producing MEHPVVTQGLGKTYQEGKTVVRAVVDVDLQLKAGEVVGLFGPSGSGKTTLLSMLGCILKPTAGSFKLFGHEIFGLREKDLPPLRKRYISYIFQGFNLFPALTVYENIMLVLKIKGLTGRAAEDLARGMIAEVGLNERADFLPRDLSGGQKQRVAVARALAVESPLILADEPTANLDHVNGKKVMEILRALAVEQKKCVVVATHDNRIEDIFDRILTMEDGRIVDERQRSS
- a CDS encoding ABC transporter permease; this encodes MNMLYVALRILLYDKLRSLITLIGIVFAVGLIFAQIGIYLGLMETSSVIIDHTEGDIWITSKNSKNFDFSQPFPEYIHDQVRSTPGVSTAEKLIVAWGLIRQEQGGTEQVEIIGFNPDSGIGGPWRMREGDIQAVKNGNFIIVDESANKRLGDIQVGDYRDILYRRLQIVGISQGVKSFTTAPFVFTSYKLAQSLVAYIGPDNTVFVVARVAPGFTVEQVVASLKENLSGVDVYSSQDFSRKTRLYWTIETGVGFSFLLTIIISFLVGMLIVGQTIYNSTMEHIKEFGTLKALGAENYEIYKIIFSQALINALAGYLISLFLTLASVKFYETVGTVMVVNTALNLGVLALTLVMCLSAAAVSIRKIKHIDPAILFRG